In a single window of the Myxococcaceae bacterium JPH2 genome:
- the orn gene encoding oligoribonuclease: MHSRDTNLVWLDLEMTGLDPESCGIIEAGVIITGPDLDIREEQGWVIWQPEEMLARMEPVVREMHTRNGLLEKVRSSTTSLRVAEREMTALVAGHCGVHEGILAGNSIHTDRRFLAEYMPMLDRYLHYRMVDVTSLKVLARAWYPNLVEPRKPPSAHTALADLRASINELRYYREILFRATPG, encoded by the coding sequence ATGCATTCCCGTGACACGAACCTGGTGTGGCTGGACCTGGAGATGACCGGACTCGACCCTGAGTCCTGCGGCATCATCGAGGCCGGCGTCATCATCACCGGACCGGACCTGGACATCCGAGAGGAGCAGGGCTGGGTCATCTGGCAGCCCGAGGAGATGCTCGCGCGCATGGAGCCCGTCGTGCGCGAGATGCACACGCGCAACGGCCTCTTGGAGAAGGTCCGCTCCTCCACCACGTCCCTGCGCGTGGCCGAGCGGGAGATGACGGCGCTGGTGGCGGGCCACTGCGGCGTCCACGAGGGCATCCTCGCCGGCAACTCCATCCACACGGACCGGCGCTTCCTCGCGGAGTACATGCCCATGCTCGACCGCTACCTGCACTACCGCATGGTGGACGTGACGAGCCTCAAGGTGCTGGCGCGCGCGTGGTACCCCAACCTCGTCGAGCCGCGGAAGCCGCCCAGCGCCCACACCGCCCTGGCGGACCTGCGCGCGAGCATCAACGAGCTGCGCTACTACCGCGAGATCCTCTTCCGCGCGACCCCGGGCTGA
- a CDS encoding response regulator encodes MKRLLIVDDEVAIVEALQDILSVEGYDVATAFNGAEGLERLSQVKPDLVLLDLMMPVMDGREMLRRMREDATTRDLPVVVMSAGRISEEERKASARFLAKPFELDTLLDTIAGLLDSAPRPSP; translated from the coding sequence ATGAAGCGGCTGCTCATCGTGGATGACGAGGTGGCCATCGTCGAGGCGCTCCAGGACATCCTCTCCGTGGAGGGCTACGACGTGGCCACCGCCTTCAACGGCGCCGAGGGCCTGGAGCGGCTGTCCCAGGTGAAGCCAGACCTGGTGCTCCTGGACCTGATGATGCCGGTGATGGATGGGCGCGAGATGCTGCGCCGCATGCGCGAGGACGCCACCACGCGCGACCTGCCCGTGGTGGTGATGAGCGCCGGCCGCATCTCCGAGGAGGAGCGCAAGGCCAGCGCCCGCTTCCTGGCCAAGCCCTTCGAGCTGGACACGCTGCTGGACACCATCGCCGGACTGCTCGACAGCGCGCCGCGCCCCAGCCCGTGA
- a CDS encoding Circadian clock protein KaiC translates to MTESPDLPTGPAPRVPTGVDGLDTLLRGGWLRGGTYILTGMPGTGKTLLGNQFCFATVALGGRAVYVTVLTESHSRMVLHLSSLGFFQPEAVGRSLHYVSGSAALKGEGLTGLNRLIFRAVREHDATTLVLDGLSAAEEYAESRLAFREFLHALCVQSALAGCTTLLLTGRPPDGEDSQFALVDGVVALSLDVLGLKAVRGVEVPKFRGGAQLPGRHAFDISDAGVRVFPRAEALYFHPPAEVADPRQRLRFGLPWLDTMLTGGLVRDTSTLLFGAPGTGKTLLGLHFLDEGARREEPGMYLGFQEMPSRLLQAAGGVGLDLRAHVAEGRVHLETQVDVEAPPDALVQRLLAHVEQHRVRRLFLDGLVTFAQESMPPERLPRFLVAVMNMLRERHVTVLIAQETHTLVGPEPSTPQAGLEAVVDNIILLRFVELRARRHRLLSVLKMRESDNDSSLRLYAIGTEGITAHDDASRRRKRPTRPRATGKRGGRA, encoded by the coding sequence GTGACGGAATCCCCTGACCTTCCGACCGGGCCAGCGCCCCGGGTCCCCACCGGAGTGGACGGGCTGGACACGTTGCTGCGCGGCGGCTGGCTGCGCGGCGGCACGTACATCCTCACGGGCATGCCGGGCACGGGCAAGACGCTGCTCGGCAACCAGTTCTGCTTCGCCACGGTCGCCCTGGGTGGGCGCGCGGTCTACGTCACCGTGCTGACCGAGTCCCACTCGCGCATGGTGCTGCACCTGTCCTCGCTGGGCTTCTTCCAACCGGAGGCCGTGGGGCGCTCGCTGCACTACGTCAGCGGCTCCGCGGCCTTGAAGGGCGAGGGGCTCACGGGCCTCAATCGCCTCATCTTCCGCGCGGTGCGCGAGCACGACGCCACCACGCTGGTGCTCGACGGGCTCTCCGCCGCGGAGGAGTACGCCGAGTCCCGGCTCGCCTTCCGCGAGTTCCTCCATGCGCTGTGCGTGCAGAGCGCGCTCGCCGGCTGCACCACGCTGCTGCTCACCGGGCGGCCTCCGGACGGAGAGGACTCGCAGTTCGCGCTGGTGGATGGCGTGGTGGCCCTGTCGCTGGACGTGCTCGGGCTCAAGGCCGTGCGCGGCGTGGAGGTGCCCAAGTTCCGCGGCGGCGCGCAGCTCCCGGGTCGCCACGCCTTCGACATCAGCGACGCGGGCGTGCGTGTCTTTCCGCGCGCCGAAGCGCTCTACTTCCATCCTCCCGCCGAGGTCGCCGACCCGCGACAGCGCCTTCGCTTCGGCCTGCCCTGGCTGGACACCATGCTGACGGGCGGGCTGGTGCGCGACACGTCCACCCTGCTGTTCGGCGCTCCTGGCACGGGCAAGACGCTGCTGGGGCTGCACTTCCTGGATGAGGGCGCGCGGCGCGAGGAGCCCGGGATGTACCTCGGGTTCCAGGAGATGCCCTCGCGGCTCCTCCAGGCCGCGGGCGGCGTGGGGTTGGACCTGCGCGCGCACGTGGCCGAGGGACGGGTGCACCTGGAGACCCAGGTGGACGTGGAAGCTCCGCCGGACGCGCTGGTGCAGCGGCTGCTCGCGCACGTGGAGCAGCACCGCGTGCGGCGGCTGTTCCTGGACGGGCTGGTGACCTTCGCGCAGGAGTCCATGCCTCCGGAGCGACTGCCGCGCTTCCTCGTGGCGGTGATGAACATGCTGCGCGAGCGCCATGTCACCGTGCTCATCGCCCAGGAGACGCACACGCTCGTCGGCCCGGAGCCGAGCACGCCCCAGGCGGGCCTGGAGGCGGTGGTCGACAACATCATCCTGCTGCGCTTCGTGGAGCTGCGCGCGCGGCGCCACCGCCTGCTCTCCGTGCTGAAGATGCGCGAGAGCGACAATGACTCGTCCTTGCGCCTGTATGCCATTGGGACCGAGGGCATCACCGCCCACGACGACGCGTCACGAAGACGCAAGCGCCCCACCCGCCCACGGGCGACGGGGAAGCGGGGGGGCCGCGCATGA